One window of Chryseobacterium sp. 7 genomic DNA carries:
- a CDS encoding DUF6496 domain-containing protein produces the protein MSKTKYSDKAQDKVGKVMHEFKEGKLKSSSGKKVTSRKQAVAIGISEAREKGLKVPSKKKSK, from the coding sequence ATGAGCAAAACGAAATATTCAGACAAAGCTCAGGACAAAGTAGGAAAGGTAATGCACGAATTTAAGGAAGGAAAACTGAAGTCTTCTTCCGGAAAGAAAGTGACGAGCAGAAAACAAGCCGTAGCTATCGGTATTTCTGAGGCGAGAGAAAAGGGGTTGAAAGTGCCTTCAAAGAAAAAAAGCAAATAA